CAATATTATATCTTCTGCATAACCTGTGTCCTATTCTGCTAATATAGAACTGAAACATTGCTTAATTATGTAAATGTTTATGTTGTAGCCCCTAACATAACTTCTATTCTTTTCGATTAATATGGATCTGGATTAGAACTTAGTTGTACCAAATTTATACCTAGTGACATAAATTTTGCTCTCTTATGTAATTTGGAACTCAGTTATAATAACATACAAGCAAGGCTCTACATCCTAGAataaagttttatttagttCTGCTAATATAGAATTGGAACATGGGCTTGGTGGATCATAACATGTCAACATTATCTTGACAATTGCCAATATATTTATCTTTCTATATTATCCTAACTTTGTTAACAATAAAGTAcctattttaaaagaaaatttctagatatatatttgatgttctATTTTTCATAAGAACCAATAATACGTTCATAAATACCTACCTGCATGCCTACTTAAAGttatttgataatataattaatatgattGACCTAAAAACGAGGTATGATACTGAAGTTTGGTCATCCCTCAATTGAATGTCGATCCTTGTTGGGCTTTTTAGAGTAGAAAACTTATGTATGGTCTTAAATCTTTGTCTAATTTTCAAAGACAgtgttatgttttatttacaatagaTAAAAGCATATGCTTAATAGTGAAGTTTGataataatagaataataaaaggTATAATGTTTTCATTCAATGGTCGGCTTTGGTTTGGGTAGAGTAACATGTTATGCAGGTCAAATGGATGCTTGTATTTGATGTTGCCACTCTAGctaacactacaacaaaaaatgtaatttgcgacacatttttgcgacacaaaagatcaaaaatGTGTGGCAAATcacaatttgcaacataatctgcAACATAATAACATGTGTCGCGTTTCAGTTGTCGCAAATATTTGTGACACTTTTGAAGACTGTGTCGcaaaatttgcgacacaaaataaaaactttgcaAATTTAATCGCAATTTATGGATTTTCTGGAACAATATTTGTCATTCAATTTGCAACGATATGCAACAATTTATTGCGACACAATTTTTGTGTCGCAATAAATGTTGTAActatttgagactttttgtaACGttctttgtgatttattttgattgtcgCAAAACTTTACGCGTCGCAtattgtgttgcaaatattgagtctttttgcaacaaattttgtgacccattttgtttgtcgcaaaactttttgtgtcgcaaattctGTTGCAAATGTGTGCgatgttttgcaacaaaatttgagaCACATTTCGATTATTGCAAATtatgtcgcaaattgtgttgcatcttGGTGAGATATTCTGCgacacaattttattgtcgcaaattatgtcacaaattaattattaataaccatgattatttataataattttttaactatttttacaaACCTGTTTTAAAGCCTATTTTGCAATCctgaacaataatttttataatattttttcaaaataaacattccaattgataaatatCTAGAATAATAatgcaatacaaaatataatagtttaaacatttaatacaacaaacaaatacaaaatataataaattaacatttaataGAAGTTGATCGACAACCAAATATCTACAATACACATTAAAAGCCTACATGGcaagtaaaattaaaatgaaaccTTAGTATCTGCTTTAATCCATCAAGAGCAGTCTCTGATGTCTTATCATCTTCCAATGAGAGCAGGAGTGTAGGGAAATTTTATCGATTGCTTGCATGCCAGCAGTCTGAAGCATTAGGTTTCATGAGATATGTTATGCCCCAAAATAGGTACCCAAAGAAGCCAAAGTCACAAGCTAGAGAAGTACCTTGTATAGAGCAAATGAGCTTAAATTTGACATATATTATCAACCTGACAATAGGTAGCCCTTTTGGTTTTATAAGCAGCAGGACATACAACATGAATAAGCTTGAGGATATTGTTTACAATTTCAAGAAgactacaattttttaataaaagttcaGTTATCCTTCAAGGTGATTTTCACCAGTAAGaggctattcatttatttttcataccTAAAttctgagaattttttttttttgcatcatATAGTGGTTTTGGGCATGTAACAGTTTTAACTTTCAACTCAATCTTCCATACATACATTAGATTAGAACTGTAACTTAATGATAATCAACTGAACTAACCTGAGTAGGAGTATGCCCTACAAGTTCACGCAGAGGTCTTGTATCAGCTAGAGGGTGCTCTGATGGAAGTCCATATACAATTTGATTCAACACCTGAAAGGCAAGGGTAAGGAAAATGCACTAATCAATAAGTCAACAGttattatttgagaagttatatgaaataaaaaaaaaataaaaaaaatcaaccagagacttgtaataaaaaatttggaagCTTTTTGTCTAAAGATTAAGAGGTGGTAAGCAGAATTTAATAGAGTAGAAGCAGAATTATGCATCAAGTGCTTCATCTTAAGCAAAAGGTCTATTGTATCATTCCTCCTTTTGAAAATGAAAGGAGAACCTGACCAGGATTCCCATTTTGAACATTTGTCAAGATAATATCTCTGAAGTTCCTTGGGAGTGCAGATGGACAAgcatttatgatttattattcaATTGATGCAAGAAGATATGTCTGAAATTGGAAGTTTTAAATGGAGCATGATAAAGGAAGGGTATATTTGAAGGTATGGTACCACACTAACAATCAATAACAGAATCTTGGAGAACACGCTATTTCTCCAGAGGTTTTAACTTATAAGTAGTCAATGGAAATCATTAGTTTGATCCACACTGATTGGTTTAATATTGGTCAAGGATTTAAGAGAATTGTGAGAAAAGGTTATTTAGTAAACTATACCTAACTGACTTGTCAATAGGAAAGATTTAGGTGATGCTGAATCCTTACCCCCGAGCCCCGAGatgtttaataaaacaaaagaagaaaaaataggcCTTGCTTGGATGATGGTTTTACTGAGATATGATGGTTCAATTCTATCAACAacataaaaaccacaaaaataaataataaaatcctgATTGAGAAATTCATACCTCAGCCTGCTTTTCAGCATGGAAAAGTactcctgataagtgcttgtgcgatatgaatgcgaagcgttcattccttatgttgagcattacttttctcagttttttacattaatatgtgtgtttttatgttacttttatgcaggtagggttgtgaggccgagtatgaaggaaataggccaatgtggatgataatgcacctattttggaggagatcttgctaaggttcaaacgcgaagacataggacaggtgtgagatgctagagtgtgtgccaacctcctcgcattcgagtgagtacatccatttggaggggtacaaaggcaggcacactcgagcattccgtcttatgcatacaagaacaagaaccccaccaacatatatatcattgaagaagcaattgattcatgacgtgaacgtgtgcccgtttgcgttactccgatgaaagtatggaattgggaagttattcaggtcgaagacgtAGCACAGCACCGTAgtaacactgtagcaattactgtagcagtactgttcacagacggccgagaaattagagaaacagagaatccacacgggcgtgtggaaattatccacgcccgtgtggaaattccgcacgggtgcatgtaccgtccacgcccatggagttgcccgattccagccctatttaaagccgattcagtcccaattttggtattcttttctccatcttttccccaacttgcgagagggcttcggctagggtttcgaggggtattggccaaggttttggagaggttctacggctccgacatcgtgattccattaggaagaaggttggtagtggagcttcgatcgaggcgtatcctataccggacgaaggaatccttggacgacgagtagaggactttccacaagaccatcgacacgaccatcgagggggtttctttatagattcattgcttttacattcgatttctttgattgtacttagctccatggagagctaaacccctagtgggtactttggtgattgtgaaccctaggatgtattcgtttcattgaatttctttattatgctttcaataagttgatgcttattgtgagttccaaccttgaatgcttgattgtatgaacattttccctagagtgacactagggttgagagttcttgttggtaaccttgtgagtgagtgacacaccacgagcgttagacaaaagctaggttggagaggggttgagagggtgagtcgagaggtgcagggagcgtcccctttccctcccgacgtgatagattctacctccgttcctcgagttctttttgcgccataatagagtgaatggtctaagggatgaacctccgctggggcctagttgcgcaagcaatggagtgaagcgttgatgtgatcttagtatctagggcttaattgtggctagggaccttcctctggaccaaagggttaggtctaaatctagggaagagatttatcacgtggaatccctagagctcattgcaactctatgcacagtgcgaggtgttgagattgttcgatttctcctcccgggacatgtatagagttaggcatagttgaccttagatttgggactatgtatgtaagaatttccacgactcaccattgcattgattaggaagcataatagagagttcttgcacttgaagcgattatcctaggtgaagcatcatccgagtaccccatctttatcgattgccttgcctcctctttacttttgctctcttacttgttgcttttaatttctgagaattgaatcattgccacacttatcattgtttatacttcacatagctaagaatcgaattaagtgtctttactccctactccctgtggattcgaccccgctcactcgggattactacttcgacaaacccgtgcacttgcgggatataaacaaggggatcttgtcaaccCCAAAAGCATCATACATCACCTGCTTTAGCGCATAAAAATTTCTTAACAGAATGCACTAACAAAATAATAGGAGAAAAATAATGCAGGTGCCATGTGTCCAAAGCTAAGCTTTTGAAAACAGAATTGCAAGACCATAGATGAATTGCTTACAACACATGCAAAAAATCATTGCAGTAGCGAACGAGGAACTCCCAAAACCATAATGGAGTCCAACAGCAATGGCGAGTGAAGTAACTGTAGCAGAATGTGATGATGGCATTCCACCAGATCCAACTAGCTGCTTTAGATCCCAATGTCTTTCCTTGTACCTGAAAGTCAACAAAGAAGCAGGAAATATAGACTTGATAATGTGTTTAACATTGTGTTCATcatgtaaaaacataaaaatgggTACACAAGGAAAACATGGACCGTTACTTTTTGAATTAATACGGCCAAACATTCATCAGACTCGCATCATTATTAGTCATAAAGATGGTTCAATGATCACCAAGAAAAGCATTGCTAACAACCAAAAATCTACAAGAACCCAAGGGAAAACAACATATTATAGAAAAAGGGCAAACAAAGTTATTCCAAAATTCTCAACAATTGGAGCATACATGATCTGCAGAggagcatttttttttcaaagaaactcAGAGACTTCAAAGCTTGACTGGTATAATGGTAGGCATACAGATTTCTTTATCCAATCTGGGCATCTATTATATTGAAgtacaatttataaaatttcaagaatGATGATTCTGGCTTTTTTCATACTTATGTTCTGAAAAATTTGGTACTCAATCAATGctcattctatttttatctaaTCATCAGATCAAATGTTATCCTATTGAGTTGGGTGGAAATTTGGCACTTACTGGTTAGGGAGAGAATCATTCAAAGATTGCTTTTCACCttccttgctttttttttaatctttgtctTTGGCTTGTCTTCTTATGCTCTAGTGCTAGCTATTGAATGTGTGCGCCTTTAGCTTTTCACTATGAGAGATGgtcttatcaaataaaatatactaCATAAATCAAGTTCACCTTCAACTCAAACTTCAATAGAATTATAGAAATAACCTCATATCCCAATAGAAAACAATTCAGACATGGCCATATAAAGAAGATGTCATCTAATTATattcatatactaaaatacaatatatatatatatatatacacatgtatatgtatatgtatgtatgtagaTACATGTATAACAGACCCTTGCCATCTTAGCATGTGTTATGGACCCTAGCCAACCACAAACCCAGTGTTCAACCATAAGAAAAATGACAATGTCAACATACCATTGCTTCTATGATGCTTGACGAAGTTTGACCTTGCTCGGCCTATGCTCTACAAACTGCAATTGCaccaaaagccaaaaaaaattaaaatttaaaaaataagatcaaGAAAAACGACAAGTTGAGACAAGTCTTGTGATGCAATTATTCATGTTTAGAGAACTTTCCCACAATACTTATGATACTAAATCACTCAAAAGAACAAGTAAGAACTAAAAATCtaatgcaaaattaaaacatacaaaCAAATTTATAGAATTATCTACTTTGTTCCAAGATTTTACTAGGTAGAATTAGAACAGAATAGTGAGAAAAATAGAAGCTAGAAGAATAGTAACAAGCACTGGAACTACAACAAGCTATTGAGCTTCAAAGAAGACAGTTCAAAACAAGAAGCTCACTCTCAACTACTCCATCAGATGGCAGCCATGAAGATGGATCACCATAAGGTTATTTCTTTATtagttgtgtgtgtgtgtgtgtgtatacataaatttatcaaagtaaatttttttgggaaagtgGAGTTCATGTGTACTATTATAGGGGGAATGTCCTACACCTAATGAAGCATAAATGGATGATCCAAGAAATGAACTTGAACAAATTAAGCTCTTAACCAGATTCACAATTTCCATTTGATGAGGGGATCATGACTCATGAGCGgaatatcaacatcatcataTCAGTGCCatacttttgaaattatatCCTAACATTAACAATGTTGTCGATGAGAAAGAACATACCCGGTTGTAGGAAAACAAACCGATCCTACCCAATAATCAGTTAACCAAAAGCCATATCATCTTAAAAAGTAACCAAAAAACAACTGGCTTGAACAACTAAAAGCAATATTTATGTTGTGCTATGTGTGATAAAGAATATTAGTAACAGGTAACTAGTATGCTTCAAGATACTGCATAAACTAGCTTAAAATTCTAGTGTTTCTTAAAATTTTGTCCAATGAACTTAGAATTAAATCAACAAATTGAAATCTGAAAGCCTCATTCTGTTTGCATCATTGGAAATATTCATTTGCTATAATTCATAATCATTAGTCACACTTAAAAAACATGCACTCTGTTTACATTCAcgcatgtatatacatatataggaCGGATGGATAGATGcatgtgtatatacatacataagtATTACTGATTTTCCACATGAAACTGCCatagatagataaatagataCATACATGCACACATcaacacatacatacatacatattactGATTCTCTAAATGAAACTACCATTTCTAAGGttaaaaatcacaagaaaaattCTTTTAGTGTCCCACACCGCAAGAGGATTATTCCTTAGCTTAACCAGTAGACAAGTTGACATATAAAGCATTAAATCATTGATAGATTGATGTCAATATGATTATTTGAAACTTCTAAAGGCCAAAATGAATGTTTGCAAATCGTAATTAGGATGCCAGGACATCCTTGGCATCTTCAACATCAATCCATACCAGACCACTTCTCCCCTTAAATCCCAATAATCCAAAATGAAACTCAGAAGGGAAATAATGCATATAAACCCTGAGCAAGCCAACTTCTTTACTTTGCAAAAATTCATCTACTTCAACTTGTTCTATCAACTCCAAATTAGTATCAGCAAATTGGTTTCCCATGATCAATCAAAGTAGTAATAAGTGTTGGTTGTTGATCAAGTGCATGATTTTGAGGTTTTGAAGTGACTATTGATGAGTTATTGACAAGCATAAACATAAGAATAGATTCAGGAACTTGAAAACTAATAGTACtagacttgaacaaaatgaAACATGAGAGGAGCAACAAGAAAATAGACAAAGAGACAACATAAATGAGGAACCTACTTGTTTCGGCCAAAACATCGatccaaaagtcaacaaaaatagagaaattcaACAAGGGATTGAAGACTTACTGGAAACGAAGAGCAGCGGAGATGGATCGGCGGCCGCTGAGGGGAATCAAGATCTGAATCAGGGTGTGGCAGCGGCTGTGGAAGGTGACGCCGAGGAGGATACTGGCGTGGATCCGGGATGGGTATATGAGGACGATATTGGGGTTGGAGAGGTCGGCGGTGATCGGCGGGGCTTTAGACAACGACGCTGGGGTTGGGAATGACTGGGCGGACGAGAAATTCAGAGAGGATGAGCTAGGGCGGCGACACTGGGTTGTAGGGCGATGATAGAATTGGCGATGGAGATTACGGTTTCGTTGGTGGAGCTTGGGGTTGGTCTTCAAACCTTGGCTTTGTCCGGATTTTGTTTCATATTAGAATTTGTCATGagaatttagattttattttattattagttgtttttgtttatatagaatttttctaatcttaattttaataaaaatataattttgatgaagataattatagaaaaaagagataaaaataaataatctaccaatatctgttttttttttaattttaaaggatattggattttaaattaaaaaaaataaaaatatatttaatgtagCTTATCcaataatcaaattttaatcattttatgtttaatgtattttaaatatatatagaatgatAATCTATTGTGTAATATTTGCTTTATTAGGATAAAAATAGTGGGttttgttatttgaatctaTTTTAATGCGAAGATTTTGTTATCTACTAatcttgttttgatttgattaaatgtgagaaaaaaacattaaaattgaaagtatattaatatttgttaatgatgcaTTGTTATtgacattaatattttaaaattaaataactatttagtatattcattatattaatttaattgattaaatattgagaaaaataataataattattattatcattatagaTACAATAATATGCTGAAAATTTTGTAAGAATAGCATCCAAGCacaatcaaattatttatctaattcataataataataataaggtagAATACCCCTAATCACCCCTCTACTTGCAGTCACTCTACCCTATTTAGCCCCCTACTATAATTTGAtactttttagtccctttacttaTTCATTTGAGTCAATCAAGTACACCCTGTAGCAGTGAGTTAGTTTTTGCCGTTTGACTTGGATGATGTGGCactgttttcaataaaatatcattaaacaaataaaaaaaattaaaaaaagatggaTTAGTTAATCGGATCCTTTGCATATAAACCCGGATCCGATAAAATCCCCCATCTCCTTTTCCAGTTCCCTAACCCTACCAGTAATCCATCATCATGTAACCTAGCTCCCTCTCCATCTCCGGTGAACATCATCTCCTTCCTCACCCCTCATCCGACCTCCCCGCCAGCACTCGACTCCAGCCAATACAGTGAAGCCTCCCCCTCAACCTGAGTCACATCTTGAGGAGAAGAGTCATTTTTGCAAGGAAGACGACATTCCCATTATTCTAGTTGGTAGATCTGTATTAAGGTAATTTTGACTACATGGCATTATTCTAGTTTGTggatttgtattttctttggATTAAGAGTGATGTATGTCTCCTTGTCCTAGTCCAAATATTT
This portion of the Dioscorea cayenensis subsp. rotundata cultivar TDr96_F1 chromosome 3, TDr96_F1_v2_PseudoChromosome.rev07_lg8_w22 25.fasta, whole genome shotgun sequence genome encodes:
- the LOC120249862 gene encoding uncharacterized membrane protein YuiD-like, which translates into the protein MGNQFADTNLELIEQVEVDEFLQSKEVGLLRVYMHYFPSEFHFGLLGFKGRSGLVWIDVEDAKDVLEGEKQSLNDSLPNQYKERHWDLKQLVGSGGMPSSHSATVTSLAIAVGLHYGFGSSSFATAMIFCMCCKQFIYGVLFHAEKQAEVLNQIVYGLPSEHPLADTRPLRELVGHTPTQVSSVDYH